The nucleotide sequence ACGCGAACGACGGCTTCACGACCGGTCCCGACGGCGAACGCATCTACCGCACCGGGGACATGGGCCAGTTGCTGCCCGACGGCCAACTGGCCTTCCTCGGACGCGAGGACGACCAGGTGAAGATCCGCGGCTACCGCGTGGAGCTCCAGGAGGTCGAGGCAGCGCTCAAGCAGGTCCCCGGTGTCGCCGACGCGGTAGTGGTGGCCGTACCCGGCGAGACCTCGGCCTCCACCTGGCTCGCCGCCCACTACATCGCCGCCACGGGCACCCAGGTGTCGCCGTCGGCCGTACGGGACGCCCTGCGCGACCGGCTCCCCGCCCACCTGGTACCCGCCGCGATCGAGGCCGTCACCGCCTTCCCGCTCACCGCGAGCGGCAAGGCAGACCGCGCCGCGCTGGCCCGGGCACTGCCCGCTCCGGCACCGCTGGACGCTCCCCGCCCCGCGGCGGGAACCGCCACGCTGGAGCGCATGTCCGACCTGTGGGCCCGGCTGCTGCGCCGCGACGCCGGCACCGTCGGACCGGACGACGACTTCTTCCACCTGGGCGGCGACTCGCTGCTCGGCGCGCAGCTCATGCTCCAGCTCCGCGAGGAGTTCGGCGTCCGCCTGGGCCTGGACGCCATGTACAACGCGCCCACCATCACAGGGCTGGCCGCGCTCGTCGACGCGGGTACGGTGACCCGCCGGCCGGGCGCGGTGAGCGCACCGACACTGCCCGCCGACATCGTCCCCGCCGCGAGCTGGGAGACCGGCAGCGGCGAACCGGCACCCGAGCCGACGCGTACGCCGCCCGCTCCCGCCTCCGCCCGTCGTCCGGCGGAGGGGCCCGAGACGCTCCAGCGGATGGCCGACCTGTGGGCCCGGCTGCTGCGCCGCGACGTCGGCACCGTCGGACCGGACGACGACTTCTTCCGCCTGGGCGGCGACTCGCTGCTCGGTGCGCAGCTGATGCTCCAGCTCCGCGAGGAGTTCGGCGTCCGCCTCGACGTGGAGTCCCTGTACGAGGAGCCCACGATCGCCGGGCTGGCCGCACTCGTCGACACGGACGCGGGAACCCGCAGACCGGACGCGGACGCGGAGGCGGCGATTCACCGGCCTGACGGGGAGACGGCTCCCACGGCGCATGCCGACGGCGTACCCACCAAGGTGACGCCTGAGCGCGCCCCGCTGCGGCACGTCCTGCTGACCGGCGCCACCGGATTCCTCGGCGCCTTCCTGCTCCGTGAGCTGATCGACCGCACCGACGCCACGGTGCACTGCCTGGTGCGGGCCCGGGACGACGCGCACGCGCTGCGCCGGCTGGAGGAGTCCGCCCGCGGCCACGGCGTGTGGACGCCCGAGGTCGCGGCACGCACGGTCGCTCTCGTCGGTGACCTAGGCAAGCCCGCCCTGGGACTCGACCCCGCGCACCACGACGAACTGGCCAGGACGGTCGACGCCGTGTACCACTGCGGCGCCGCGGTCAACCTGGTGCTGCCCTACGCCGAACTGGAGGCCGCGAACGTGACCGGGACGGTGGAGGTGCTGCGTCTGGTGGCCCTGCACCGCACGGTCCCCGTGCACCATGTCTCGACGGTCGGCGTGTACTCCGGCGCGCACCTGGCGGGGAGCCCCGTCACCGCCGACGAACCGCTGCCCGGCGTGGACGGCCTGCACCTCGGCTACGCGCAGGCCAAGTGGGCGGCCGAATGCCTGATAGCCCAGGCGCGCGAACGAGGTCTGCCCGTCTCGGTGTACCGGCCCACCCGTATCGCCGGCGACACCGAAAGCGGCGTCTGCCGGCCCGACGACTTCCTCTGGCTGCTGCTCAAGGGATGCGTGGAGGCCGGCGGGTACCCGGTCGACCTCGGCGTCGGCTTCGACCTGGTGCCCGTCGACTACGTCAGCGCCGCCATCGTCGCCCTGTCACTGGACGCCGAACCGCCCGGGGCCGCCCACCTCGCGCACGGCGCCGAACTGTCCCTGCGGGAGGCGGTCGACCGGCTCGCGGACCTCGGCTACCGACTGCAGCCGCTGCCGACGGCCGAATGGACCCGCAGGATCGAGGCGGACCCGCACAACGCGGCGTTCCCCCTGATCGGGCTGATGGCACCGGAGACGATCGGCTCGCAAGCCGCCGCCCTCACCTTCGACGGGAGCGCGGCGCAGACCACGGCGGCGGCCCACGGCGTTGTCCTGAGGCCGGTGGACCGCGCGGCGTTCGCGCGGACGGTGGACTACTTCGTCCGTACGGGATTCCTGCCGGCACCGTCCGGCACTCCCCGCAGTCCGAGGCAGACCTCGTGACCTCGTCGACACCCTGGCGCCACGCGACCTGATCCCCCGAGGGTCGACGCCGAGAGGCGAGCGATCCGCCTGCCGAGCTCTCGACTTGACCCGGTCCCAAAGGGCCGGGTCAAGTCCCCTCACCAGCCGCGCGCCCAAATCGTCGCAAGCCCAGATGAAATCCCTCACACACGAGAGAAGCGCTCCACCTTTGGGGGATGGGCAGCACTCTTCCGATGTTGCGCAACGGCGAGGCCTCCGCAGGCGGTCGGAGCCATGCGCGCAAGCAGCATCAAGCGCCGGCGACCTGCATGATGCAGCCCCCGAACCACCCCGGAAGCGGCTCATCCGGTGACCCCATTGAGGGGGTTCTTGGCCAGCTTCGGGAAGTACGCGGCCCGGAACTTCTTTCCGCACCCCAGATCCTTCAGGGCGATTCCGATCTCCTGAGCGAGCTTGGCCCTCGCGGTCTCCTTGTCCACCGTGTCCACGTCGCCGCCCCGGCTGTTCATCTGGAACTTCACCATGTCCCCGATGGCGGTCGGCTGCGTGGTGGTGACGGCGATGCCCGTATCGCGCAAGCAGGACGCGAACTCCTGCGCCAGCGACACCAACGTCGGGTCACCGTCCAAGGCCCGCTGCGCCTGGCGGTGCTTCTCCTCGTTCGCGGCACTTTCACGCTCGTGTTCGGCCCTGGACTTCTCCGGCCCGTAAGCCTTCTCGTACGCGTCCTTGTGGCAGCCCGGAAGCGTCGTCTTCTTTCCGTCCACGAGTGCGAGGCCGAACTCCGCGTCGTAGGCCCGCTTCTGCGCCGGGGACAGAGGGTCCAGATACGCCCGGTCGGGACTGGTCTCGTACTTCTCCTTGTAAGCCCGCGACCCGTGAGCGTTGGCGTCGTCCGGGTAGACGACCTTGGCATGGGTGGCGCCGTACCCGTACTTCCCCCGGTACTCCTTCGCCAGGTCGTAGTCCTGACCGTCGATCGGGAGTTGCGCCGCTTCGGAGCCCTCCACACGCGGGGTGTAGGTGAAGCCCTTCGCGCGCATGCAAGCCGCGAGGGCGTTCTGGTACAGGAACTCCTTCTTCACGTCCTCATCGGCGTCCTGAGGCACGGCCAGCAAGCCGTCCTCATCGGCGGCCGTGGCTGAAGTGCCGCCGGTGGGGGAGGCAGCCGCCTCGGGTCCGGCGGCGTTCGTGCCGGTCCAGGAGGAGCACCCCGGCGAGCGCCAGCACACCGGCGAGAGGCGGCAACCGGCAGGGCACTACGCATCCTGATCAGGGGAGTCACATCGTTCCATCGGGTCGGTCGGACAGGGTGGTGCGGGGTGAAACACCCCGCCGACTTCCTCAACCCGGTGGCCCCCATCAGGGGAGTGCCTCGCAGAGGGATGTGGGGGACGTCACGGATCAAGGGCTACGGCGCGGCCCCGCGACGCTCAGCTTCTCCGCGGGCGGGGCAGGTCTCCCACCCCCTGATGGCGCGTCGGGATGCGGCTGAACCATGAACTGACCAGATGACTGATCTGGTCAGTTCGTGTACGGTGAATGCATGAAGACGAACTCACCGCGTCAGCGGGCTCTCGTGGTCGGACTCGGCATCAGCGGAACGGCTTCCGCGCTACGGCTGCACAAGGCGGGCTGGGACGTCGTCGTTCTGGAGCGGTCGGCCGAACGCCGCCGCGGCGGGTACTTCCTGGCCCTCTTCGGTACCGGGATCACCGCGGCAGAGCGCCTGGGCATCGATGTACCGAACCGTGATTCGAAGGAGATCGCTTACTACAACTTCGACCGCAGCGGCCGGCGGCGGCGCTGTGTGGGGTTCACCGAGGCGGTGGGGGACCCGGCGCGGCCGGTGGTGCGCGGTGATGTGGAGACGGCCGCGTTCGACGCCCTGCCCGAGGAGGTGGAGATCCGGTACGCGTCCGTCCCGGTCGCGCTGTGGCAGAGCGCGGACAGAGTGCGGGTCGACATCGAGGACAGGGCCGCGGGGATGGTGACCACGGAGCAGTTCGATCTCGTGGTCGGGGCGGACGGCTTGCGTTCCACCGTGCGCCGGTTGGCGTTCGGGCCCGACGAGGGCCGCGTGCACCGTCTCGGTTACATGATCGCGGCGTGTGCGCTGCCGGGGCCGGTCCCCGGTTTCCGGAACATGGACGGCATCGTCATGACCGAGCTGCGCCGGTCGTTCTTGGTGTTCCCCTTCGCCGACCGACCGCCGACGGTGCTGTTCAACTACCGGACCGACAACGTGGACGGCCAGTTCGAGCGGCCCGCGATCGACACGCTTCGGTCGGTGTTCGGGCCGGAGCCCACGGGTGAGACGCTCGGCTGGCTGCTCGACCAGTTCGAGCAGGCGCCTGACCACCTGTTCGACTCCGCCGAGCAGGTGCGGCTCGACTCATGGTCCCAGGGCAGGGTGGTCCTTGTAGGCGACGCCGCCTGGTGCCTGACCCTTTACTCCGGGATGGGGGCCTCCACCGGCCTGGCCGGGGCCGACATGCTCGGAACGATGCTTGAGCAG is from Streptomyces cadmiisoli and encodes:
- a CDS encoding FAD-dependent monooxygenase — its product is MKTNSPRQRALVVGLGISGTASALRLHKAGWDVVVLERSAERRRGGYFLALFGTGITAAERLGIDVPNRDSKEIAYYNFDRSGRRRRCVGFTEAVGDPARPVVRGDVETAAFDALPEEVEIRYASVPVALWQSADRVRVDIEDRAAGMVTTEQFDLVVGADGLRSTVRRLAFGPDEGRVHRLGYMIAACALPGPVPGFRNMDGIVMTELRRSFLVFPFADRPPTVLFNYRTDNVDGQFERPAIDTLRSVFGPEPTGETLGWLLDQFEQAPDHLFDSAEQVRLDSWSQGRVVLVGDAAWCLTLYSGMGASTGLAGADMLGTMLEQYPGDVPRALRAWEAKLRPFIKFHQDAGVAYRKLFVTADPAEYRVRSVFDGVVATTPGRNLVTVVEQHRKISRMKQVDLARI